The DNA sequence ACATAAATTCCTGTTGGCACATAGTTTCGTTGCTGACTTCTTCTTTCTCTTTCTGCTTCACCCATATAATGTCCTGTACTTGGAAGTTCAAACTTCCTCTCTTCATATTGCGCCTGGGTTTGTGTAGTTTCAGCATGAATGTTCAAACTATTTACAGTCATAGATGTAAATAATGTCGTTGTCAAAACAGCAGATGTCATAAGTACTTTCATTGGTTTTTGTAATCTATGATTCTTTCTTCTACTCATATAAATCAGTCCTTTCATTTAAATCCATTCTAACGTTCATACGAAACGCTGATTTCCTCACTATCACTTTATATCCTTTTATTACGTTAACTCAATAAATATTCCTCTTACTATGACTACTTCTTAAATTTACTTATCCCCCCTCTCTTATTTCATACACGTAAAAATTATACCTATATATAATTTTGAAGGGGAGTATCTGGCCGCGTATAGAAACGGTCATGACTTTTTCCCACCACATCAAAAGGAGAAAGCAAGAGCATGTCATGTTTTGTTCTGCATAGCAGCGACTTATATGTTGAAAAGTTAAAATGGATTTATATAAATTAAACATTTTAAATGATTAATTTAAAAATGTTTGCAAAATAATAACATAGTATTCTACATACCATTACCTAATACGCAAATAGGGGTCACCATACATCGCCATCAACCTAAGAAATCAATCACCCCCCAAAACGAAAAAAACGAGTTGAATTCACATAAATAACTGTAGAAAAGTAAAAATTTCGTTTAGGGGGTACTTCAAGACCTTAGCTTGATGGGCATGTGTCACTACCCCATTTACGAGAAATTTCATGTTCATTAGCTGTTTAGTTCATCGAAAAATGCTGTAGAATTTATCTATTCTATTATAACAGTATAAAACATGATTTTAAGATGTAATATTTCATATTAAAATATATTGATATTAATACATGTGCTTACTATAATGAGAGTATAAAGATTCATAACATCTTAATATTAAAAAGGAGGAAATGATTATGGCAATCGCAATGGCAGTTTTAACATTCTTAGGTGGAGTATTTCCATTAGTAACAACACTTATAAAAGCATTCATGTAATATAATTCTCTGCACTTATTTTTTAAAATTATTATACAAATGATCTGTATATCAACTGATAGTTAGTTGATATACAGATCATTTGTGTGAGCAAACTTTAAACAAGAAAAAGAATCCCAGAAATGAAGTGACCCCATAAAGTTAGACAAGTTATTTCGTTAGGCGGCTTGTTGGGCATGAATTCGGTAATGTACGAAGTCACTGAAAAACTTGCGTTTTTTATAAATAAATTCATTATAGAGAAAAATAGGGCGCTTCTTGTTCAATTTTGAACAGGAAACGCCCTATTTTTTTGTCTATTTATTACTCTTTTTCATTCAGAAGCTTCATGATTCTTTTTAGATTGACAGCGAATATCGTCGTTGCTCCCTGAATTTGCATGCCAAATAAACCCGCAGCCGATGCTTGATCGTACCCGTGTTTATTTTTTAACTCACTATTTTTCGCTTCGATTTTATAGCGTTCTCGAGCTAAGCGTTTAAATTCTTCTGTTTCTTGAAAAGCTTGTTGGTCTAAATGTTCCTCTGATTTAATGGCGACAGAATAGGTTTTATTTTTTGCACTTTCTTTAAAACATCCTTCTCGGAGTGGACAGACCTTACATTTTTCAACGTCAAAAAAATAAACCATTCTTGCACTTGCTCCTGGATGTGAATCTGGTTTTTTACTTTTTCTTTTTGCTAAATGTCCTGCTGGACATACAAATAAACCTGCATCTTTATTAAAGTCAAATTCTTTTCCGTTTGCTCGCCCATTTTGAGTAATCATTGGATTTAACTTAGAAATCAGTTGAATGCTTTGTTCTTTTGTATAAAGTAAATTGTTTTTCCCTGAATAAGCCGTGTCAGCGATGACTGTTTCAACTTCCATTCCTGTTACTTTACTTTTTTCAATCAGTTCTTGTAGGGGTACAGACCGCAAATCGGAAAAAACCCACGTTAAGCAAATTTCGACTTAAAATGATATGAGTTTTGCCACGTTAAGGATATTTTTAATACAACACAACATCATTTGTGTTGCATTAGAAGAGTAAAAGAGATCTATTTACCGCTCTAACGCAACACAATTTATTTTAAATGTACAGTTTTTGAATGCAACACAATTAAAGGTTCTGTTGCAAAGTTTCCGAAGACATAAAGAGATGGGGAATATTGCGGACCAGTTTTATGAAACTATTAATAATTCATGTAATGCGTTATACGTCGAAAAAACGAAGTTTGGTTGAAGACTTCGCTTTTGTTTGTATATGGCATGAACAGTTTCTATACCTTTAATAGTACGTGAGGCATGGCGAAGACTTTGAAAGCCTAAGGAACGGGAAAATCGACGTTTCACATGTCGATGATCTTGCTCGATGATATTATTGAGGTACTTTATTGTACGATGAAAGGTATTTTTGTAAAGACCTATCTCCTTTAATTTTTTGAATGCGGAAGCTAAAGAAGGAGCCTTATCTGTCGTCAGAACCGTTGGTTCTCCAAAAGTTCGAGCGAGTCTTTTCATAAAAGCATATGCTGCTTGTTTGTCTCGTTTTTGACGAAGTTGAATATCAAGTGTTTGTCCCTCTTTATCAATTGCTCGATATAAATAACACCACTTTCCTTTAATTTTGATATAGGTTTCATCCAAACGCCAAGATAACAATGTGTTTTTGTTTTTCTTCTTCCAAATTTGATAGATAAGATTTCCATATTCATGAACCCAGCGCATGATAGTTGTTGGATGAATAGAAATACCACGTTCTTTGAGAATTTCAGACACATCGCGATAGCTTAAAGAAAAACGACAATAGTAGCCAACGGCTACCAAGATAATATCTTTCTCGAACTGTTTTCCTTTAAAATATCCCATTTGTTACGCTCCTTGTTTGTTTTTTACAGAGTTTAGCTTACTTTAGAAAACTTTGCAACAGAACCACTAGCTGCGTCCCCTGTTCCAATTTGTGAATGCCATCTCCATTGATTGATTTTAACTTTTTTCAGATTTTTTTTAATTATAGAATGAATCTCTTGCAACTTTTTTACTATCTCTCCAATGCTATCGAGCTGTGCCATTACTTTATTTTCAATACCGCCCTCTTCTTCTGCTTTTTCAATTTTTTGTCCAGTCTTTTTTTTCTGTTTTTCCATTCTTTCTAACACATCAAACGTATATTTAATGTTCCATATTTTCACTTGTAGTAAACACTGTTTTTCCATTTCTGAATATAAAAAAGTAACTTTCAAGGATATTTTCAAAAACAATATAAACAAAATAAGCAATAGAACAATCCCAATTCCGATTACAAGCCACTTCATGCCTATCATCCTTTCATTCCATATCCATTATCGACATGTTCAAGGAATATTATACAAATTCAGAAAATTATGCATCAGTGTATTTTTCCAATCGAAGAAAGTTGTGTGGCGTTCTATATAAAAATTTTTTTGTTGTACAATCAAGATACTTAGGTAAATAGCATGGTTAAAATGATAATTGTTACAAAGAACAAAAAACTGCACGAGTTTTGAGATGCCCCCATAAACAAAAACACCTCCATATATTCGTATCTAATTAAATACGATATAAGAGGTGTTTTTTGGCTTGTCCTATTCTATTGGATCACTCTTTATATTGCTCTACTCCAATTAGGCTGTTTTATATTTATGAATTAACAGTATGCTAATGATAATACTTACATTATCCTGTTATTGATTATTGTTTTCTTGAATTTCCTCAGAAGGTTCTTCAGTTGGATCTGGTTCATCTTCATCAACGCCATTGCAACCACACAAAAAACCTACAGATAAAATAGTAGACATAAGAGCAAATAAATATTTTCTTTTCTTCACGTGATTATTGCTCCTTTCAGGTAAATATTTATGCTATTATCATCTACTTTTAAAAAAAGAATATGCTTAAGTTTTTTCAGCATTTTTTTCCTGTATATCAAATTAGAATCAAATCCAATTATTAAAAAACTGGAATTACTTAGATATCTGTAAGTTTACTGTAAAATGCAAACTAAGGTTAACAGCCCTAATTATTCTGTATACGAAATTGTGTTTTTTCAAATACTTTAAGCAAAAAACCTTTCAATAGGAGTGAAAAAAGTGATAAGAAACAAAAGTACAGTGATTCACCTATTTTTATTATTGGTTGTTACCGCAGTTTTTATATGGTCTGTTATTAAGCCTGCAGGATACTTGACATGGGCAGCGGAGGCTATTCCAGCCGTTCTCGGTCTAATCATTATAATTGCAACGTACAATAAGTTTCGTCTCACCACTCTCTCTTATATCATTATTGCATTACTAGCCATAATAATGTTTGTCGGCGGTCATTACACATACTCAAAGGTTCCTCTTTTTAATTGGATAAAAGATGTTTTTGATTTGAATCGAAATCACTACGATCGATTTGGACATTTGATAAAAGGCTTGTTTACAATTGTGATAAGAGAAATATTGTTACGGAAAACGCAACTAACCGAAGGCCCTTGGTTAGTTACGATTAGTATAAGCATTTCGCTTGCTGTTGCTGCATTATACGAAATCATCGAATGGTTAGCTTTTAAAATAGCAAAGGGAGGAAAAGCAGCAAAAGGCTTTTTAGGTATGCAAGGCGATATATGGGATGCACAATGGGATATGTCACTTGCCTTAGTGGGTTCGATTCTTGCGTTACTCACCCTTTCAACATTACATAACCGACTATTAAAAAAGAATTAATAAAAGAGTGAATTTAGAGGAATCTATGTAACAATGGAACTAAATTATGCTTTAAGCCTTAATGGACATTAAAAGACTACTTTCATTTCAATATTTTTTATTAATAATACTTATAGAAGCTCTTCTCCATCCTCATCAAGCTAAGGTTGGTTTATCCTCATAAAGAAAAAGCACCATTCTTTATGTTATAACAAAGAGAATAGCTTCTTTTGCATAATATGGACATAAATTTCATCTTAGCTCTTAATATGAATAGAGATTAAAAAGTACTAATCTTGTTTGTCTTTTACTCACACTTTCATGTGAGTTTCATTATGAATATAAGTTAAACGAGTGAATTTAGAATATACTGAATCAATAAAGTTCCAAACCAATAATACATAACTTTTCATTTCCTTTTTGAATTTTTCATAAAACTATTTTGCATATTTCAGCAAAAAACATTTGGGTAATATTAGAATTTTTAGTGAAAAAATCAAGAAGTATTAGTATAAGTTGGCATCATAAGTTTCTATAAAATATCGCAACATAAATCATGTGGAATTGAACCTAGTGTTTCTTTTTCCGAATTTATTTTTACAGGGGGCAAAAAATGAATATTCTTAACTTCTTGATGTCATTATTCAATTCTGGAAGAAGAACTCAGCAAATGTTTAAATTGTTTAGAAATAGACGGAATAATAATAGAGGATGGATTTGGGCTTCTTTACTAGGGTTAGGAACAGTTTTTGGTGTATTAGCAACACGTAATTCAAATATGATGAAACCTATCCAACGTATGTTCCAAGGTTTTCAAAATACAACAAGAACATTTATTCCATCCAAAGTAAACTTGGCAAATATGGAGTTTGCCGATGAAATTACGCCTAACAACCAAAAGAAACAAGGTAACCAAAACCAATAACTATCACCATTACAAGACAAAAATTCCATCAAAAAGCAGTAAAATAGATAGCCGGTTCCTTAACGTACAGGAAACCGGCTAATTTGTGTCTAAAATGTGTCTAAACGTACAATTTTCTTT is a window from the Bacillus sp. DX3.1 genome containing:
- a CDS encoding IS6 family transposase; the protein is MGYFKGKQFEKDIILVAVGYYCRFSLSYRDVSEILKERGISIHPTTIMRWVHEYGNLIYQIWKKKNKNTLLSWRLDETYIKIKGKWCYLYRAIDKEGQTLDIQLRQKRDKQAAYAFMKRLARTFGEPTVLTTDKAPSLASAFKKLKEIGLYKNTFHRTIKYLNNIIEQDHRHVKRRFSRSLGFQSLRHASRTIKGIETVHAIYKQKRSLQPNFVFSTYNALHELLIVS
- a CDS encoding DUF2238 domain-containing protein, with product MIRNKSTVIHLFLLLVVTAVFIWSVIKPAGYLTWAAEAIPAVLGLIIIIATYNKFRLTTLSYIIIALLAIIMFVGGHYTYSKVPLFNWIKDVFDLNRNHYDRFGHLIKGLFTIVIREILLRKTQLTEGPWLVTISISISLAVAALYEIIEWLAFKIAKGGKAAKGFLGMQGDIWDAQWDMSLALVGSILALLTLSTLHNRLLKKN